The Marasmius oreades isolate 03SP1 chromosome 2, whole genome shotgun sequence genomic sequence AGATCACTTCCGAATAGTTGCCGACCCACAGATGCTTCAAGCATCCTCCCGCTCACCGTTGGGAGAGAATGAAGGCATCACGAAGCTCGTACGACTGGCGAATATCTTCCATCTCTTACCCTCATCAGCCAATATATTCTTAGAGAATTTGGTTAATGCCATTGTGCAAACGGAAGCACAGATGCACTTCTCTGGCCAGAGTCCATTCTCTGAACCTTTAGCCAAGTATTTGGATCGTTACCCCGTGGATGGCGTTGATTTCTTCATTCGCCATCTCAAATTTCCACGGCATCTCCGCACGTTTCGCAGCATGTTGCAAGCGGGTTTGGCCCCTAACCTTTTGCGCGTTCTGGCTTCTCGAACACACCTTATCATGCAACAAGAGCTCAGAGGACATGAGCAACCCCTTCCTACTCTTTCATTGTTCTGTGATTTAGCCAAGTTGATACCCGACTGGATCAGAGAGCACAAATGTGTCGTACCAGTCCTTCTGGAGATCTGGCGTTCCAGTGACCCTCATGTTGAAGATACTCCTGGGGCAATATTGGATATGATACAGCGTCATGAACACTTGATTGACATTTTCCGACACGCCCTACAAGACAGTCCTCGAATTGATCTCATCTTCGAGATCATAGTCGTTTACACACGTAACCTAGAGATCGACCTCAACCGACTGACAACATTCCTCTACAAGCACGTTGCACTCAGCGAGGATGTGTTCTTCCAACGGAGTGCCTTGTTGCGATTCCTTACATGGTTCGACGGGTCTTCAGCAACTTGGTCTCACAAGGCATCCTTTATGCGTTATGTTTTGACACCTACACTTCTCGTACATGCACACAGGTTCCCTTCAGCCCAGCACCTTATCGACGCCTCGTTTATTAACCGCGTCCATCGACTGATCTGGCGGCGTGTCACAGAATCGGCTACCTTCGCAGATGCTGACGACATGTTCAAAATCGAAATTCTTCATTTTACCACAGTTCTTGTACAACATTATTCACACCTTGTTGGTCATCTGGCAAAAGATCTATTGAAATGTTCTTGGCATTATATCGGGACTACCGATGATCATATCGTCAAGCAAACCGCCTACCTTCTTAACGCTCGCTTCTTCGCTGCGTTTCCCTCTCCATCCAAATTCATTCTTCGCACTTGGACCGGACTTCTTCGCGCTCCTTCCGAAGGGACTACACCTCAGCCTCCAACCACACTACGGTTCGAAGGATTGATCGCACTAGCTTCGTCTCTCTCTTCTGTCGAGATGGCGGACAATGGTTACCCACAATGGGCGGTAACGGCCCGACGCTTGTTAGCAGAGGAAGGGTTATCTCAACTGACTATATTCTACCTCATTGTGAAACTACCCGCCTTATTCTATCCCGTTCGGAAGTTATTCGTGACCTACATCGTCAACTCCTTGCAAAAACTTGGCCTAATAGTGAACTCAACGACAGATTCAAGATTACTGTCGATTGACCTATTACAGGTCATATTCAATTGGGAACAACAAGCCCAGGAAGATGCCCGTGGCAACAATAAATCTGATGAAAACACAGAGTGGTTCACACCCTTGGGTTACCGGGAGAATATAGTGAGCTATCTTGTTCGCCTCGCCACTCTAAATCACGAGATCTCCGGGCGGACCATCATCATGCCGCGTGCGATTCCTGTTCTGCAGCAGATGATTGGTCCCAACGGTTGGACTGACGTTGCATTCGGTCTCCGATACTTCTCTAGAGCCCTTGAGCAGGTAACTCCCTGGTTTCTTGATTAAGAATGATTTGCTGACTCCACGTTCGTAGAGTGATTTTACGTCTGAACCATTGTTGATTCATGCAGTCGCATCGGCAAAGACACTGCAGATCATATCCGCAGAACAAGATGATACTTGGTATACTGCCAATGCTTCCACGCTTGAAAGACTGGTTCGCAAAGGAATAACTAGCGATGATCATGGATTACATGATTCTTTACATCCCATATTCGCGCGTCTGGTCCGTCTTTTCCCTCTCccgaaggaggaagaagagcaaCAAAGCGAACTATCGGAGTTCCATTCATTCATCTACTCAGCAATCGGGGAAGGTTTGCGAAATACTACAGGCCTCCGAGGCATCCTACTGATGCTCAAATCAGTCGTTGAAGTCGTACCGGAGCGCGTTGAGGCTTTCAGTCAGCTTCTAATGAAGCTGCTGGGGAAGGTATTGAAAGAGCACATCAATGCACCCTTATCAACAGTGCTGGACAGTAGTTCGCGTTTGCTCATCTCTATTCTCGATATATGCCAACTATCAATGGCGTTCCTCGGTGAACAAAGGAAATGGATGCTCAGCAACCTCGTCGTCATGGTGGAGAAATCCAAAAACCTCCCACTTTGCCAATACATCCTCAACCTAGTCAGAACCTGGACACTCGTGAAGCAAGATACCTACCCCACAATGAAGGAGAAGGCACAGATTCTTCTCAAGATGGTCTCATTCGAATCACGTGCTGATAACCTTTTCCACTCCTTCCTCGAACTGGTTTATGAAATCTACACAGAACCGACCTTACGAAGAAGCGACATGACTTCCCGCCTCGAGCCACTGTTTTTTGTCGGCTGTCGGGACAAAGACTCTGCCCTCCGTGAACGGTTCATGGATCTTCTGGATGTCAGTGTACCGAGGTCCCTGTTCAGTCGCTTGACGTACATATGCGGTGTTCAGAACTGGGAACCACTTGCCGACCACAACTGGATATACCTTGCCCTCCATCTGCTTCTTGGTGCAGCAGATGTGGATGCACTCGACCGACGGAACTCATTCATCCCGCCGACTTCACAATTCTCTCGTCCAAAAACACAACAAGTTACGCGGCCCATGCAGCATCTGGTATTCCTCGACCCTAATGCCGCATACGCCTTATGGGTCAACTCATTCTCCGCTGCATGGTCCTGTCTATCTCGCAGGGAACAAGGAGAGATTTCCCTTCATATGATCAACCTCTTGAGTAAAGACTATCATATTAAGCAGTCCGATGTACGTCCCAACGTCATTCAAACCCTGCTGAGCGGAATACTTGAATGTTCGCCACCAGCAATTATGCCACCTCATCTTGTTAAATATCTCGCCAAAACGTTTGGCGCTTGGCACGTATCCCTCGGACTTCTGACAACATCGTTGGAGAATTTAAGGGATGACGAGCCGAACACTCGTGATTATATCTTTGATTCCCTCGCGGACCTTTACTCTGAGCTGGCAGAAGACGACCTCTTTTATGGGTTGTGCAGACGCCGATCCTTACACCGAGAAACGGAAGTTGCCATCGCGTTTGAACAAAACGGGATGTGGGAGCAGGCCATCACTGCCTACGAAAATGCGCAAAGCAAGGCCCGTTCAGGTGCCATACCGTTCTCAGAATCTGAATATTGTCTGTGGGAGGATCACTGGATCTTGGCGTCGGAGAAGTTGCAGCAGTGGGATATCTTGTATGATCTCGGGAGGAACGAGGGCAATCATGACCTTATGCTTGAGAGTGCATGGAGAACCACGGATTGGGCCGAGAACAGGGTAGCGTTGGAAGAACATATGGCTCAACTTCCTGAGGTCACAACTCCTCGTAGACGAGTATTCGAGGCTTTCTTGGCGTTGTTGAAGAATCCTGGTGGGCCTGAAAAGAACGTGGAATTTACGCGTATACTTGAAGACGCCATGCAAATGACGCTTCGCAAATGGGTGGCTCTACCTCCTCACTTGTCCACAGCTCATGTTCCTTTACTTCAGCACTTCCAGCAATTTGTTGAGCTGCAAGAAGCGGTTCAGATATTTGCTTCCTTATCTTCTACCAACGCACAGAACTTGGAGAAAAAGTCTGCGGAATTGAAAATGGTTCTTCAAGCATGGCGCGAACGTCTACCAAACATTCATGATGACATAAGCATTTGGAGTGATCTGGTCGCGTGGCGCCAGAATGTTTTCCACGCCATCAACAATGCCTACATTCCTCTCATTAGCAGTGTCACTCAGGGAGCGACAAATAGCAATGCAAACACCTCTGGTTACAGAGGCTACCACGAAACAGCATGGATCATCAATCGCTTCGCTCACGTCGCAAGAAAACACGATCTTCTGGAGGTCTGTTTTACCTCATTGGCTAAAATATACACGTTGCCAAATATCGAAATATCTGAAGCATTCCTCAAGCTGCGGGAACAGGCAAGGTGTTACTACCAGAAACCCAACGATTTGCAATCTGGGCTAGAGGTGATCAACAACACCAATCTGGTGTATTTCTCTACGGGTCAAAAGGCGGAGTTCTTCACACTGAAGGGCATGTTTCATGCTCGCTTTGGTCGTAACGAGGATGCGAATACCGCATTTGGCCAAGCAGTTCAGACCGACATGAATCAAGCAAAATCGTGGGCAGAGTGGGGACGATATAACGACCGCATGTTCAAAGAACAGCCTACCGAGCTCATGCACGCTGCCAACGCAGTGAGCTGCTACCTCCAGGCAGCTGGTCTCTATAAAAATGGCAAGAGTAGGCCACTCCTCATTAGAGTATTATGGCTACTCAGCGTTGATGATAACACCTTAACTATCTCACGCGCCTTTGACACTTATAAAGGGGACGCCGCGTTCTGGTTCTGGATAACTCTCATCCCCCAGCTTTGCACGTCGCTCACCAATCGTGAGTTCAAGCAAGCTCGATATCTGCTGTTCAACTTAGCTAGGCATTACCCTCAGGTAAGTACAGTATGAATTTATACAGGTCTTACGACTGGCTGACGCTTGTTCACGTACGTAGgctctcttcttccattTGAGGACAACacgggaagaaattgtcAACATGAAGCGAATGCCTGCTCGTCCTGTGCCACCTCATGCCAACCAGGCATCTTCCGCGTCTCCTCAGCGCCCTACTGAAGCGACTAACGGCCAAGACGGTTCAGCCACCGAGGCCACAACTCAAGCACGCCCTACAGACAATAACGAAATGGTCGATTCTCAGCGGGCAACACAAAACGGTGTCCAGAACCCGGAACAGGGAGGTTACCGGCCAACATGGGAATGTGTCGAAGAAATAGTTCAACTTTTGAAGACGGCATTCCCTCTACTTACTCTCAGTTTGGAGACCATCGTTGACCAACTGATAACTCGTTTCAAGCAAACGCCTGAAGAGAACATGTACCACCATATATTCTTACTTCTAGGTGATGCTATGCAGGCAAGTTGGCCAGTCTACCCATTGAGCTTGACTGACTTCCGGGGTTGTAAAGAACTATACATTAAGGATGAATCAgcacgacgacgacggacAACTGACCCCTCAGACTGCGACCACGCTGCAGCGTGTGTTTCACGGATTACCTCCAGGTCAAACGAAGGTGCGTCTTTGATATTCAGCCGAAGTCTGAGAGTTGATAATCCCATAACAGAAAGACTGGGAGGAAGATTTCATCAGCAACAAAATGTCACATTATGAATACATACAGCGTTTACAGCGTTGGAGGAATAAATACGAAGCCTTGTTAGACTCTCGACCTTCGCGACCGAGTTTGGACATCTTGAGCCATTACCTGACGGAGTTCCAATACAATAAGGTGGATGAAATCGAAGTGCCAGGGCAGTACACCGAGGTAAGTGGGCCGCGCGTTGTCTCTCCTTGGTTCTCAGGTTCTTGTAGGACAAAGACAACAACCAGAACTTCGTTCGAATACAGCGACTTGACTCCAAATTCGAATACACGAGGTCTCAGGGGTACTGCTGGAGGCGAATCACCATCATTGGCAGTGACAATTCGAAGACGTCGTTCACAGTGCAGAATCCTTATCACCGGACCTTCCGTCGAGAAGAAAGGGTGACCCAAATCTTCCGAATGTTCAATGGGTCCGTCCAACCTACTAGTAACCGAACGGGACTAAACCTTCATAATTTACAGTGTACTTGCACGCAAAAAGGAAAGCCGAAAACGGAACCTCTTTTTCCATATCTCTGCCACTGTTTCATGCTGCCCAAACGTTCGCCTCTACCAGTCAGACTCGTCCTATATTTCCTTCTCGGATATCCTCGACCTGCATTGTCAACAAGCGGGTATCTCCAGGGAAGATCCCATCCTGTTTTCAGGGGAGAAAGTGAGGAAAGTCTTACGTGAATTTCGTCAAACCAACGGTCGTACGGTGTGTACTGCTTTCTGAAATTTAAGGATGATGTTGATGATCTCCACAGCTTAACAAGGTTGACTACCTCACCTTGAAGAAGGGTATCAATGACGAGGTGATCGCGAAGATGGTTCCAGACGATATCTTCACTCGggcatgtttttttttttcgtaaCGACATCATTGTAGCCCTCGCTAACGGGACTTTGTAGTATATGGTACGCACAATGGCCGGACCGGGTAATCTGTGGAGAATGCGGAAGCAATTTGCTTTGCAACTCGCTTCCGTCAGTTTCATGACGTATCTCCTTTGCATCGCAAGCAGACAACCCTCTCGTTTCTCCGTATCTCGTTCTAGTGGATTGATAGCCATGACAGACCTTTATCCTGGTGAGGATCTGGTTCCTATCCTTCCCTGACCCACTCTCATCTTAAACAGGCTTATCGAGTCAGCAAGCCGTTTTCGCAACCAACGACGTTGTTCCGTTTCGACTCACTCCGGCCCTGCAACATTTCCTGACGCCAATATTCATTGAGGGTATCCTGACATCCTCATTGATGGCGATGGGGCGTTCGTTGACAGAACCTGAGGTGAAGACTTCAGAATTCTCGCATGAATGCTGCTAACCGGAGAGATAGTTCTCCTTGGAGCAACAGCTGTGCTTGTTTGCCCGCGATGAGGTATTTGGGTGGCTGaatcaacagcaacagcatcAACGCCAGAACCCTCAGAATCCGAACCCTCCCAGCGCACCGATAGCTGTAGACCTTACATTCCGACAATACGTCGCAGCCTTAATCGATGGGGTTGTAAGTCGCGCCGAAACTATGGCATGTAAGGTCGAACGAGAACAGGTCAATCTCAGCCCCGTGGACGAGGAACTGATACTGACATCAACTTTGTCCTTGCAGGCGCTTCACGGTCTACCAATGTCAACTCCAGTGATTAGCACTGTGGTCAATCTGATTTCAAGTGCCATGAACCCAGTCCAGCTGACCAAAATGGGCGATATGTATATACCTTGGTTTTGAATGTCCTCTCTAAGTTTCGCATTGCTAGCTATCTGATCATATTTGTACTATATGTAGCATACATTCAACAAAGTATTGTATTGTATTAATAGAGCGCAGAAATGACTGTGCTGACTCGAGTACTAACGTTGTGAGCCTCGTAGGAATCCTTCAGTCTGGCGAAAAGTCTGGATGTAATCCTCGCAGTCAAGCATCATCTAAATGAATAGGTGACTGATTGAATTTCGTGAAAAGCAAACTGGAAGCGCTACCCACATCTTCTGCCATAACGTAGACATCTGATCCGGGTCGATTGTACATCATTGCATTGGCGAACATGAGATATATATCCCGTTGGAACTCAAGAGAGTTGGTGATCACGCCGTCTCTGATCTTTGTCTTCACAGTCTTCAGATCCATCGGTCTTTTAACGATATCGTGATAATCGGGTGCCTCGGAGTCTCTGATTGGATTGTGAAAGATGGTACCATTCCGGTGTTGGGATATCTGCGAATGAAGCATTCCGATGACGTTCTGAAACTTTTTGGCTGGAGTTTGCGCATCCGCCCGACGGCGAGCGCGAGCGACCGATGCCGAAATTGAGCCTATGTACTTTTCATCATCGGCTCCACCTTCTACTGAGCGACTTGGAGTAGACACTTGCCtgagtcttcttcctccgcaGGTTCTGAACCATCCCTGGCACGTTTCTTATCGCGTGTATCATGATCCTCGAGAACCGATGCCCTCCGTTTGCCTGTGTGGTGAAAGTTGTATGAGTGAACTCAGGGTCAACCAATGTTCAGACTGGAACTCACCTTGCTGTTTAGTCGAGATGGCTTCGGGGTCTGGTGAACCGATATCTTCAGGTTTTCCGTCCTGATCTTGATCTGTCGGCAGTATTTCAACCGCTGCCGAAGATTTACGGCGACGACGAGCCTTTGCAGCACGGGCAGCAGCCGCTGAAGATTTACCGCGGCGAGAGGCTTCTATAGGTGACTGATTGAATATGCGCTGACCTTCGGTAAGTTAGGTAACCAACTCACTACGATTCTTATGAATATTGAGAGGCTCGTCATCTGATGATTCACCTCCATCTTCTGCAGACACGGGCTCTGACGTACGTTCAACCACAGGCCTGTCGTTATTATGATCCCCTATATGTGGGGATGTGCGTTTGAGGGTTTCAATAGGTGGTTCAGAAGGTCCAGAAGATCCCGAAGGTTGCCCCTCAACTTCCATTGGTGTGGATATCTCGCGTTGCGGCTGAACGTCCGGAGAACTGACATCAACAGGTTCCTCCGTACGGATTTGTTCAGCGCCACTCGGAAGATGAGAAGTTGCCTCATCGACAACCATACTATCTTG encodes the following:
- a CDS encoding uncharacterized protein (BUSCO:EOG092605T6) — translated: MNEPNDTIDWFALILLEVNLHVFQEVWTQNVGYFFECAQRKVVLMNVCQFLFAKESTSPTLLAIILRFLVDRLPELGEYDDLKAAATIRLYKMAFGAVAAHPANNEPILASHLAKLLMDCFPLATKATKPTHYFHLLRALFRAIGGGGGRFELLYKEVLPLLPDMLECLNKQLLASEGQTRDMIVELCLTVPLRLTHLLPHLSYLMQPLALALRGSQELVSQGLRTLELCIDNLTPDFLDPTLSIVLRELMEALHSHLKPLPSNHLLSHTTIRILGKLGGRNRRLLSKEPALEYIHHSDLPKVAVSFGGSLQKISMQPVGTLASRILSNPTNTTDTVLAYDYLEKCLCLMVHDGVKGRNAEEFFTRALEAIFDATNISDTKEKAEQFIRKLSLAIFEIELRKPHSRENTQRTLLSPLLDAIPHALARENAGQARAAQDLMTSVLEDLVASARQNITIVPEIYPVLHQIANRFCSLCYDHAWPRKAAGCIGIKVMTTTPEVGEKWVRDRGGDLVRTLIHVLKDLPTDLPDVANIVDLLTTVIKIGSADFDFRSAESSVARSKLLNLAGILFPELSSINSAVRQAVQTCIGLLVEYGGLSAMELLTPHRERIVVGIYAKPLRALPFPIQIGIIEAVRYLISLDPPLLELNDELLRLLHETLALADADDNSLLSRNNVRQGVIEMTKLRVVSIKLLTASMPLTDFFSRQHQTRQRVTGVYFKSLYSPSLEVKDVAHEGLRMVLLHQSKLPKELLQTGLRPILMNLADPKRLSVPGLEGLARLLELLTNYFKVEIGHKLLDHFRIVADPQMLQASSRSPLGENEGITKLVRLANIFHLLPSSANIFLENLVNAIVQTEAQMHFSGQSPFSEPLAKYLDRYPVDGVDFFIRHLKFPRHLRTFRSMLQAGLAPNLLRVLASRTHLIMQQELRGHEQPLPTLSLFCDLAKLIPDWIREHKCVVPVLLEIWRSSDPHVEDTPGAILDMIQRHEHLIDIFRHALQDSPRIDLIFEIIVVYTRNLEIDLNRLTTFLYKHVALSEDVFFQRSALLRFLTWFDGSSATWSHKASFMRYVLTPTLLVHAHRFPSAQHLIDASFINRVHRLIWRRVTESATFADADDMFKIEILHFTTVLVQHYSHLVGHLAKDLLKCSWHYIGTTDDHIVKQTAYLLNARFFAAFPSPSKFILRTWTGLLRAPSEGTTPQPPTTLRFEGLIALASSLSSVEMADNGYPQWAVTARRLLAEEGLSQLTIFYLIVKLPALFYPVRKLFVTYIVNSLQKLGLIVNSTTDSRLLSIDLLQVIFNWEQQAQEDARGNNKSDENTEWFTPLGYRENIVSYLVRLATLNHEISGRTIIMPRAIPVLQQMIGPNGWTDVAFGLRYFSRALEQSDFTSEPLLIHAVASAKTLQIISAEQDDTWYTANASTLERLVRKGITSDDHGLHDSLHPIFARLVRLFPLPKEEEEQQSELSEFHSFIYSAIGEGLRNTTGLRGILLMLKSVVEVVPERVEAFSQLLMKLLGKVLKEHINAPLSTVLDSSSRLLISILDICQLSMAFLGEQRKWMLSNLVVMVEKSKNLPLCQYILNLVRTWTLVKQDTYPTMKEKAQILLKMVSFESRADNLFHSFLELVYEIYTEPTLRRSDMTSRLEPLFFVGCRDKDSALRERFMDLLDVSVPRSLFSRLTYICGVQNWEPLADHNWIYLALHLLLGAADVDALDRRNSFIPPTSQFSRPKTQQVTRPMQHLVFLDPNAAYALWVNSFSAAWSCLSRREQGEISLHMINLLSKDYHIKQSDVRPNVIQTLLSGILECSPPAIMPPHLVKYLAKTFGAWHVSLGLLTTSLENLRDDEPNTRDYIFDSLADLYSELAEDDLFYGLCRRRSLHRETEVAIAFEQNGMWEQAITAYENAQSKARSGAIPFSESEYCLWEDHWILASEKLQQWDILYDLGRNEGNHDLMLESAWRTTDWAENRVALEEHMAQLPEVTTPRRRVFEAFLALLKNPGGPEKNVEFTRILEDAMQMTLRKWVALPPHLSTAHVPLLQHFQQFVELQEAVQIFASLSSTNAQNLEKKSAELKMVLQAWRERLPNIHDDISIWSDLVAWRQNVFHAINNAYIPLISSVTQGATNSNANTSGYRGYHETAWIINRFAHVARKHDLLEVCFTSLAKIYTLPNIEISEAFLKLREQARCYYQKPNDLQSGLEVINNTNLVYFSTGQKAEFFTLKGMFHARFGRNEDANTAFGQAVQTDMNQAKSWAEWGRYNDRMFKEQPTELMHAANAVSCYLQAAGLYKNGKSRPLLIRVLWLLSVDDNTLTISRAFDTYKGDAAFWFWITLIPQLCTSLTNREFKQARYLLFNLARHYPQALFFHLRTTREEIVNMKRMPARPVPPHANQASSASPQRPTEATNGQDGSATEATTQARPTDNNEMVDSQRATQNGVQNPEQGGYRPTWECVEEIVQLLKTAFPLLTLSLETIVDQLITRFKQTPEENMYHHIFLLLGDAMQNYTLRMNQHDDDGQLTPQTATTLQRVFHGLPPGQTKKDWEEDFISNKMSHYEYIQRLQRWRNKYEALLDSRPSRPSLDILSHYLTEFQYNKVDEIEVPGQYTEDKDNNQNFVRIQRLDSKFEYTRSQGYCWRRITIIGSDNSKTSFTVQNPYHRTFRREERVTQIFRMFNGVLARKKESRKRNLFFHISATVSCCPNVRLYQSDSSYISFSDILDLHCQQAGISREDPILFSGEKVRKVLREFRQTNGRTLNKVDYLTLKKGINDEVIAKMVPDDIFTRYMVRTMAGPGNLWRMRKQFALQLASVSFMTYLLCIASRQPSRFSVSRSSGLIAMTDLYPGLSSQQAVFATNDVVPFRLTPALQHFLTPIFIEGILTSSLMAMGRSLTEPEFSLEQQLCLFARDEVFGWLNQQQQHQRQNPQNPNPPSAPIAVDLTFRQYVAALIDGVVSRAETMACKVEREQVNLSPVDEELILTSTLSLQALHGLPMSTPVISTVVNLISSAMNPVQLTKMGDMYIPWF